In Sorghum bicolor cultivar BTx623 chromosome 10, Sorghum_bicolor_NCBIv3, whole genome shotgun sequence, one genomic interval encodes:
- the LOC8077311 gene encoding uncharacterized protein LOC8077311 isoform X1 — translation MATYSTSTVAADLTASKQKSTTTAPPHIANETSAAHRTSASAPAFINPLSDPSPPSPRTAAASPPHSKPQDHPLPPTTMVTAVSAAAVVDLCAAFIALDIFTFLDPQLGADPSAEEAALLDSAVELLLPLAALGTLATGITVIYRHLQHSAAAAAGAAGSRRLYRFFAILCASAGTLEFFFFVQPAGSAGGNFGAQARALGLVAARVLPAAAAATFFLGMALIIVSHIRAGGEGGGGAFAGDGHIQGAVSFLTKTAFAAAAALIWLTALALYGIY, via the exons ATGGCAACCTATAGTACAAGTACAGTTGCTGCGGATCTGACTGCTAGTAAGCAAAAG TCCACCACCACGGCACCGCCGCACATCGCGAATGAGACGTCTGCTGCGCATCGGACGTCTGCGTCTGCCCCAGCTTTTATAAACCCTCTATCCGATCCCTCTCCACCAAGTCCAAGGACGGCAGCAGCAAGCCCTCCGCACTCCAAACCGCAAGACCATCCTCTCCCACCGACCACCATGGTGACCGCAGTTtctgccgccgccgtcgtcgaccTGTGCGCCGCGTTCATCGCCCTCGACATCTTCACCTTCCTCGACCCGCAGCTGGGCGCGGATCCATCAGCTGAAGAAGCCGCACTGCTCGACAGCGCGGTCGAGCTGCTGCTACCGCTGGCGGCGCTGGGGACCCTCGCCACTGGCATCACCGTCATCTACCGCCATCTGCAGCACTCCGCGGCTGCGGCCGCGGGCGCTGCCGGGAGCCGCCGCCTCTATCGATTCTTCGCTATCCTGTGCGCTTCGGCTGGCACCCTCGAGTTTTTCTTCTTCGTGCAGCCTGCAGGGTCGGCCGGCGGCAATTTTGGCGCGCAAGCTCGCGCGCTCGGCCTGGTTGCTGCCCGTGTCCTTCCAGCGGCAGCGGCCGCGACCTTCTTTCTGGGGATGGCGCTGATCATCGTCTCCCACATCCGCGCCGGCGGCGAAGGTGGCGGCGGAGCCTTCGCCGGTGACGGGCATATCCAGGGGGCCGTGTCGTTCCTCACCAAGACGGCGtttgcagcggcggcggccctCATCTGGCTCACGGCTTTGGCCCTCTACGGCAT ATACTAA
- the LOC8077311 gene encoding uncharacterized protein LOC8077311 isoform X2, with amino-acid sequence MATYSTSTVAADLTASKQKMDHNEETFDKKERKHPDFPTVKAFDMEKLLAMQTQVVEGITQNKNSQQRISGPVRRQVAEAWKNMRNHGSVGSNTSGYQDQCHCCEHYGLPCLRNMSSKKEVKTKPTCVTNEDKKRKAKTLEPTLGSDQHPNPKMSHVASNSRQENSKLGDEQIPQANPTAHEVCIDGWTITYREFQPRRIKQCRKKSNQAKINHQSMQVDNTPNNTSVENNITKDPAKRRCYHCQQEGHYISSCPQKKQQMHREDNHTKSKI; translated from the exons ATGGCAACCTATAGTACAAGTACAGTTGCTGCGGATCTGACTGCTAGTAAGCAAAAG ATGGATCATAACGAGGAGACCTTTGACAAGAAGGAACGAAAGCACCCAGATTTTCCAACCGTAAAAGCATTCGACatggagaagcttctagccatgcaaacacaagtagtggaaggaataaCTCAGAATAAGAACTCTCAACAACGTATCTCAGGACCCGTGAggagacaagtagcagaagcttggaaaaatatgagaaatCATGGAAGCGTTGGGAGTAATACATCaggatatcaggatcaatgccactgttgtgagcattatggtcttccttgtcttcggaatatgtcatctaagaaggaagttaagacaaaaccaacctgtgtgactaatgaggataagaagaggaaggcaaaaaCACTAGAGCCGACATTGGGAAGTGATCAACACCCAAATCCCAAGATGTCACATGTAGCTTCAAATTCTCGTCAGGAAAACTCAAAACTTGGAGATGAACAAATTCCCCAAGCTAAtcccactgctcatgaggtatgcatagatgggtgGACAATTACTTATAGAGAGTTTCAACCTCGGAGGATCAAGCAATGTAGAAAGAAATCTAACCAGGCAAAGATAAACCATCAGAGTATGCAAGTTGATAACACACCGAACAACACTTCAGTGGAAAATAACATCACAAAGGATCCAGCTAAGAGAAGGTGTTATCACTGCCAACAAGAAGGACATTATATAAGCTCTTGTCCACAAAAGAAGCAACAGATGCATCGTGAAGATAACCACACTAAGTCTAAGATATAG
- the LOC8077312 gene encoding uncharacterized protein LOC8077312 isoform X2: MGDAIAASAVPALCAAMSAVELANLLDPRPGASATVTVAAQAPALHSGVQDLLLLASAAGFSVSVAFVYRYLHRGAGNRRLPEIVSFMLCICAGVLQFLLFVLTPGGADVDHGEQARALGLAALRVLPAAATVTFFLGTMLIVAAHIRAGGEGGGGTIAVAGEEPIQAPVGLRFLSRMALAAAAGLVCLMAIAVHGAYY, encoded by the exons ATGGGGGACGCAATTGCCGCCTCAGCCGTCCCGGCCCTATGCGCCGCGATGAGCGCCGTCGAGCTCGCCAACTTGCTGGACCCGCGGCCGGGTGCGAGCGCCACGGTCACGGTAGCCGCTCAAGCCCCGGCACTCCACAGCGGGGTCCAGGACCTGCTGCTCTTGGCTTCGGCGGCGGGGTTTTCCGTCTCTGTGGCCTTCGTGTACCGCTACCTTCACCGAGGCGCCGGCAACCGGCGCCTGCCGGAGATCGTGTCGTTCATGCTCTGCATCTGCGCTGGTGTTCTCCAGTTCTTGCTGTTCGTGCTGACTCCAGGTGGCGCGGACGTGGATCACGGCGAGCAAGCCCGCGCGCTTGGTCTGGCTGCGCTCCGTGTCTTGCCCGCTGCTGCCACGGTGACCTTTTTTCTGGGAACCATGCTGATTGTCGCCGCGCATATCCGCGCCGGAGGCGAAGGTGGCGGTGGTACCATCGCAGTCGCCGGAGAGGAGCCGATCCAGGCTCCCGTGGGGCTCCGGTTCCTCAGCAGGATGGCTTTGGCCGCTGCGGCAGGACTGGTCTGCCTCATGGCCATAGCCGTCCACGGCGCCTACTA TTAA
- the LOC8077312 gene encoding uncharacterized protein LOC8077312 isoform X1 yields MGDAIAASAVPALCAAMSAVELANLLDPRPGASATVTVAAQAPALHSGVQDLLLLASAAGFSVSVAFVYRYLHRGAGNRRLPEIVSFMLCICAGVLQFLLFVLTPGGADVDHGEQARALGLAALRVLPAAATVTFFLGTMLIVAAHIRAGGEGGGGTIAVAGEEPIQAPVGLRFLSRMALAAAAGLVCLMAIAVHGAYY; encoded by the exons ATGGGGGACGCAATTGCCGCCTCAGCCGTCCCGGCCCTATGCGCCGCGATGAGCGCCGTCGAGCTCGCCAACTTGCTGGACCCGCGGCCGGGTGCGAGCGCCACGGTCACGGTAGCCGCTCAAGCCCCGGCACTCCACAGCGGGGTCCAGGACCTGCTGCTCTTGGCTTCGGCGGCGGGGTTTTCCGTCTCTGTGGCCTTCGTGTACCGCTACCTTCACCGAGGCGCCGGCAACCGGCGCCTGCCGGAGATCGTGTCGTTCATGCTCTGCATCTGCGCTGGTGTTCTCCAGTTCTTGCTGTTCGTGCTGACTCCAGGTGGCGCGGACGTGGATCACGGCGAGCAAGCCCGCGCGCTTGGTCTGGCTGCGCTCCGTGTCTTGCCCGCTGCTGCCACGGTGACCTTTTTTCTGGGAACCATGCTGATTGTCGCCGCGCATATCCGCGCCGGAGGCGAAGGTGGCGGTGGTACCATCGCAGTCGCCGGAGAGGAGCCGATCCAGGCTCCCGTGGGGCTCCGGTTCCTCAGCAGGATGGCTTTGGCCGCTGCGGCAGGACTGGTCTGCCTCATGGCCATAGCCGTCCACGGCGCCTACTA CTAA
- the LOC110431422 gene encoding uncharacterized protein LOC110431422: MLSAFAALCLALAFAALDLFTFLDSQGGAGTMTSAPLLDIAAELLSPLGALGALCVAVALTYHHLSRRRRHATAAPVAAGAGSERPAISGLVIFVLCVSAGTLEFIVFGHGQAAGGGGGGGAGHGVHAHALGLAALRALPAAATATFFLGMMLIIIAHVRAGGAVVAGDATIQGLLRVLTKVAAGAAAALVGLMAMALTLYL; the protein is encoded by the coding sequence ATGCTGAGCGCTTTCGCCGCCCTGTGTCTGGCCTTGGCCTTCGCCGCCCTCGACCTCTTCACATTCCTGGACTCGCAGGGCGGTGCGGGCACCATGACATCCGCTCCACTGCTCGACATCGCGGCCGAGCTTTTGTCGCCGTTGGGTGCGCTGGGAGCCCTCTGCGTCGCCGTCGCGCTCACCTACCATCACCTGAGTCGTCGCCGTCGCCACGCCACCGCCGCCCCCGTAGCCGCCGGCGCGGGCAGCGAGCGGCCCGCGATCTCGGGGCTTGTCATCTTCGTGCTATGCGTCTCCGCGGGCACGCTCGAGTTCATCGTGTTCGGGCACGGGCAGGccgccggtggtggtggtggtggtggtgcgggTCACGGCGTGCATGCTCATGCGCTGGGCCTGGCTGCTCTCCGCGCGCTGCCAGCCGCGGCGACGGCCACGTTCTTTCTCGGGATGATGCTAATCATCATCGCACACGTCCGCGCCGGCGGCGCCGTCGTCGCCGGAGACGCGACGATCCAGGGGCTCCTGCGCGTCCTCACCAAGGTCGCGGCCGGAGCAGCGGCGGCGCTCGTCGGCTTAATGGCCATGGCCCTCACCCTCTACCTCTAA